One Polaribacter sp. SA4-12 genomic window carries:
- a CDS encoding GMC oxidoreductase → MNNLEYDYVIIGSGFGGSVSALRLSEKGYKVLVIEKGKWFEGKDFPKTNWNLKKWMWFPKFGLHGIFKMTFLNHVTVLSGVGVGGGSLTYANTLPIPKGDFFKTGSWASLNSWQEVLKPFYKTAHKMLGAATNPKLHDSDLLIKEIAKDLGKEKDFEATKVAVFFGEPGKTVKDPYFNGKGPDRKGCIHCGACMTGCRYNSKNTLDKNYLYLAQQLGAKIIAEKEVFNIEALNESDSSKGYTVSYKASIGKKKKESITTKGVIFSGGVMGTIPILLKLKETSLPNLSNFVGKDIRTNNESLLSVTSTKEDNKDYSKGIAIGSILHTDKNSHLEPVRYAKGSSFYRMLMLPTVKSKFAILRILGIFKLILTAPIRFIKTVFVKNYAQKTTILLFMQSLDSTLQIKKGKFTKMKSVAPKGGKPDAFIPEAISLGKQVGEKVDGMPYSSFTDVLLGTTTTAHILGGAVMGKDINSGVIDKKCNVYGYTNMMVCDGSMISAYPGVNPSLSITAISEYAMSNIPNKNEITFLL, encoded by the coding sequence ATGAACAATTTAGAGTACGATTATGTAATTATAGGAAGTGGTTTTGGTGGTTCTGTAAGTGCTTTGCGTTTATCAGAAAAAGGATATAAAGTTTTAGTAATTGAAAAAGGAAAATGGTTTGAAGGTAAAGACTTTCCGAAAACCAATTGGAATCTTAAAAAATGGATGTGGTTTCCCAAATTCGGACTTCATGGTATTTTTAAAATGACATTTTTAAATCATGTTACTGTTTTATCTGGTGTAGGAGTAGGAGGTGGTTCTTTAACCTATGCAAACACATTACCGATTCCTAAAGGAGATTTTTTTAAAACAGGTAGTTGGGCAAGTTTAAATTCTTGGCAAGAAGTTTTAAAACCTTTTTATAAAACTGCACATAAAATGTTAGGTGCTGCAACAAATCCTAAATTGCATGATTCTGATTTGTTAATAAAAGAGATTGCAAAAGATTTAGGAAAAGAAAAAGATTTTGAAGCGACTAAAGTGGCTGTCTTTTTTGGAGAACCTGGTAAAACAGTTAAAGATCCTTATTTTAATGGTAAAGGTCCAGATAGAAAAGGCTGTATTCATTGTGGCGCTTGCATGACAGGTTGTAGGTACAATTCTAAAAATACTTTAGATAAAAATTACTTGTATTTAGCACAACAATTAGGTGCAAAAATAATTGCAGAAAAAGAAGTATTTAATATTGAAGCTTTAAACGAAAGTGATTCTTCTAAAGGATATACTGTTAGTTATAAAGCAAGTATTGGTAAAAAGAAGAAGGAAAGTATCACTACAAAAGGTGTCATTTTTTCTGGTGGAGTTATGGGTACAATACCAATATTATTAAAACTGAAAGAAACCTCTTTACCAAATTTATCCAACTTTGTTGGAAAAGATATAAGAACAAACAATGAATCGTTATTGTCAGTTACATCAACAAAAGAAGACAATAAAGATTATTCTAAAGGAATTGCAATTGGTTCTATTTTGCATACTGATAAAAATAGCCATTTAGAACCTGTTAGATATGCAAAAGGTTCTAGTTTTTATAGAATGTTAATGTTGCCAACAGTTAAAAGTAAATTTGCGATTTTAAGAATATTAGGAATCTTTAAATTGATTTTGACAGCGCCAATTCGGTTTATAAAAACTGTTTTTGTGAAAAATTACGCACAAAAAACAACCATTTTGTTATTTATGCAATCGTTAGATAGTACGTTACAAATTAAAAAAGGAAAATTCACAAAAATGAAATCGGTTGCACCAAAAGGAGGAAAGCCAGATGCATTTATTCCTGAAGCAATTTCTTTAGGAAAACAAGTAGGAGAAAAAGTAGATGGAATGCCCTATTCTAGTTTTACAGATGTTTTATTAGGTACCACAACAACAGCACATATTTTAGGAGGCGCTGTTATGGGAAAAGATATAAACTCTGGTGTAATCGATAAAAAATGTAATGTTTATGGTTACACAAATATGATGGTTTGCGATGGTTCTATGATTTCTGCATACCCTGGCGTAAATCCTTCATTGTCTATAACCGCAATTTCTGAATATGCAATGAGTAACATTCCTAATAAAAATGAAATCACTTTTTTATTATGA
- a CDS encoding carboxymuconolactone decarboxylase family protein has protein sequence MTTLKVHNIETAPEGSKALLKQSLKANGMIPGLHGVLAGAPGILEAYQTIHKLFTETSFNKEELTVVWQTINVEHKCHYCVPAHTAIANMMKVEQSITEALRNETPLEDAKLEALRTLTLAITRNRGHVSQEELTAFYAVGYGEQQVLEIILGLSQKVISNYTNHIANTAVDAPFQPFAWKK, from the coding sequence ATGACAACTTTAAAAGTTCACAACATCGAAACTGCTCCAGAAGGAAGCAAAGCATTATTAAAACAATCATTAAAAGCTAACGGAATGATACCTGGATTACATGGTGTATTAGCAGGAGCTCCTGGCATTTTAGAAGCTTACCAAACTATCCATAAATTATTTACAGAAACATCTTTTAATAAAGAAGAATTAACTGTTGTATGGCAAACTATTAATGTAGAACACAAATGCCATTATTGCGTTCCTGCACATACTGCGATAGCAAACATGATGAAAGTTGAACAAAGTATTACAGAAGCGTTAAGAAATGAAACACCTCTTGAAGATGCTAAACTAGAAGCTTTACGTACATTAACATTGGCAATTACTCGTAATCGTGGACATGTGTCTCAAGAAGAATTAACAGCTTTTTATGCTGTTGGATATGGTGAGCAACAAGTATTAGAAATCATCTTAGGATTGTCTCAAAAAGTAATTAGCAATTATACAAATCACATTGCAAATACTGCAGTAGATGCACCTTTCCAACCTTTTGCTTGGAAAAAATAA
- a CDS encoding TonB-dependent receptor domain-containing protein, which produces MKKFVPLILIFLSLSFYAKNKKKVIKNIGVFTGKIIDSKSKKTLPYVNIVCKDESNAIFSGGITDAQGNFLIEQLPLKTIFIEIQFIGYKTIKRTIELSENQPKIDISIIHLEEESNTLDEVIVLSETSTIVQKIDRKVIHVGKDLASAGTNSLQLLENIPSVQVDFSAGTINLRGNNNVRVLIDGKPSNLSPSKLLKQIPAASIKSVELITNPSAKQNPEGMCGIINFILKKNTTIGFNGSINIGVEHSINTRPTASLDLNYRKGKVNVYANYSFDIGKFETFSFFDRSDKDLTQDINYLDNSTSNYIKAGVDFYINKKNTVSFYTSQNIADTDFSVDTEVIENNNQIFNSTNFAQFDINEQAYNIDYKLDLDDKGQNIEFEINYTKTTSPENDFIKETVNPSSKIYNYTNTITNNSDTFLANLDYTKPISGGKLELGLEARIQNTFNNIITDQEVEIVGSLTSTTRGNSTFNYDRKIYSGYVNYSKKFKKLAFQGGLRLEHFIVDGLFSNTAQATIEPYNDAFLTLYPSAYFTYYVSDKNEFQVGYSRRVDRPGVTQVSTIQEWTSPLTTSVGNSTLQPQFTNSFEINYTRNIKKGYLSFGTFYRSTKDKIGRIVNTDLTNENRQILSYANYENADSYGFEFSSSFKPTSWWSFRPSTNLYIQDSQGLINNKHESIKNTLFSARVSNNFKATKKLSFQLSSVYRGKSEGVQFKTKPYCVINAAAQLSVLKGNGAISLRGTDIFDGYKLDFSATNPFTQTGEFTLEYSSVYLGFSYNFGGGKNRARNRKHRENNETQGSGGVL; this is translated from the coding sequence ATGAAAAAGTTTGTACCCCTAATACTCATTTTTTTATCACTTTCTTTTTATGCAAAAAATAAAAAAAAGGTAATAAAAAATATTGGAGTATTTACAGGGAAAATTATCGATTCTAAATCGAAAAAAACTTTACCCTACGTAAACATCGTCTGTAAAGACGAAAGTAATGCCATTTTTTCTGGCGGAATTACAGATGCCCAAGGTAATTTTCTGATAGAACAACTCCCTTTAAAAACTATTTTTATTGAAATTCAATTTATTGGTTATAAAACCATAAAAAGAACTATTGAGTTGTCAGAAAATCAACCAAAAATAGATATTTCTATAATTCATTTAGAAGAAGAATCTAACACTTTAGATGAAGTTATTGTACTCTCTGAAACCTCAACCATTGTTCAAAAAATAGACAGAAAGGTAATACATGTTGGTAAAGACTTAGCTTCTGCTGGCACAAACTCTTTACAATTGTTAGAAAACATACCTTCTGTTCAAGTAGATTTTAGTGCTGGTACTATAAACTTAAGAGGCAACAATAATGTGCGTGTTTTAATAGATGGAAAACCGTCTAATTTATCTCCTTCAAAATTACTAAAACAAATTCCTGCAGCTTCTATTAAAAGTGTAGAACTCATTACAAACCCTTCTGCAAAACAAAACCCTGAAGGAATGTGTGGAATTATCAATTTTATTCTAAAAAAGAATACAACCATTGGTTTTAATGGTTCTATAAATATTGGTGTAGAGCATAGTATAAACACAAGACCTACTGCATCCTTAGATTTAAATTACAGAAAAGGAAAAGTAAATGTTTATGCAAATTATAGTTTTGATATAGGAAAATTTGAAACGTTCTCGTTTTTTGATAGAAGTGATAAAGACCTAACCCAAGACATTAATTATTTAGACAACAGTACTAGTAATTATATAAAAGCGGGTGTCGATTTTTACATCAACAAAAAAAATACGGTTTCTTTTTATACTTCTCAAAATATTGCAGACACCGATTTTAGTGTAGACACAGAAGTTATTGAAAACAATAATCAAATATTTAATTCGACGAACTTTGCTCAATTCGACATAAATGAACAAGCTTACAATATTGATTATAAGTTAGATTTGGATGACAAAGGACAAAACATAGAGTTCGAAATTAATTATACAAAAACGACAAGTCCGGAAAACGATTTTATAAAAGAAACTGTAAACCCAAGTTCTAAAATCTATAATTACACCAATACTATTACCAACAATTCAGATACTTTTTTAGCCAATTTAGATTATACAAAACCTATTTCTGGCGGAAAATTAGAACTCGGTTTAGAAGCGAGAATTCAAAATACGTTTAACAATATTATTACAGATCAAGAAGTAGAAATTGTTGGAAGCCTTACTTCTACTACTAGAGGAAATTCTACATTTAATTATGATCGAAAAATATATTCTGGTTATGTAAATTATAGTAAAAAGTTTAAAAAATTAGCTTTTCAAGGAGGATTGCGTTTAGAACATTTTATAGTAGATGGTTTGTTCTCTAACACAGCACAAGCAACAATAGAACCTTATAATGATGCCTTTTTAACATTATATCCTTCTGCATATTTTACTTATTATGTCTCAGATAAAAACGAGTTTCAAGTTGGTTATAGCAGAAGAGTAGACAGACCAGGCGTAACACAAGTTTCCACAATACAAGAATGGACTTCTCCATTAACAACTTCTGTTGGTAACAGTACTTTACAACCACAATTCACCAATTCGTTTGAAATAAATTACACCAGAAATATTAAGAAAGGATATCTTTCTTTTGGTACTTTTTACAGAAGCACAAAAGATAAAATTGGTAGAATTGTAAACACAGATCTTACCAATGAAAACAGACAAATACTATCGTATGCAAATTATGAAAATGCAGATAGTTATGGCTTTGAGTTTTCTTCTAGTTTTAAACCAACCAGTTGGTGGTCTTTTAGACCAAGTACGAACTTATACATACAAGATAGCCAAGGATTGATAAACAACAAACACGAAAGCATTAAAAACACGCTATTTAGTGCAAGAGTGAGCAACAATTTTAAAGCGACTAAAAAATTAAGTTTTCAATTATCTAGTGTTTATAGAGGAAAAAGTGAAGGTGTACAATTTAAAACAAAACCTTATTGTGTAATAAACGCTGCTGCACAATTGTCTGTTTTAAAAGGAAATGGAGCAATTTCTTTAAGAGGAACCGATATTTTTGATGGTTACAAATTAGATTTTTCTGCTACAAACCCATTTACACAAACAGGAGAATTCACTTTAGAGTACAGCTCAGTTTATCTTGGTTTTTCTTACAATTTTGGTGGCGGAAAAAACAGAGCAAGAAATAGAAAACATAGAGAAAATAACGAAACCCAAGGAAGTGGTGGTGTTTTGTAG
- a CDS encoding lipocalin family protein codes for MKKTLLIIGILSGIFFISCSSEDNINESELLTQKSPWTYNYYEMLSFTEKGNSDFTKEDVENNENQSNNGRKLIFNDDGTGSTFIPNGQVSEFNWEIYEQDLRLTFNNGTSNTSKILKISSAQLVIQAQEASYDNVADFLVLHEGKIFYK; via the coding sequence ATGAAAAAGACATTATTAATCATTGGAATATTATCTGGAATATTTTTTATTTCTTGCTCATCAGAGGATAATATTAATGAATCTGAATTATTGACTCAAAAAAGCCCTTGGACTTATAATTACTATGAGATGTTGAGTTTTACAGAAAAAGGAAACTCTGACTTCACGAAAGAAGATGTTGAAAATAACGAAAATCAAAGTAATAATGGTAGAAAGTTAATCTTTAATGACGACGGAACTGGATCAACATTTATACCAAATGGTCAAGTTTCTGAATTCAATTGGGAAATTTATGAACAGGATCTGAGACTTACATTTAATAATGGAACATCGAATACGTCAAAAATTTTGAAAATTTCTTCAGCTCAACTTGTAATTCAAGCTCAAGAAGCATCCTATGATAATGTAGCGGATTTTTTGGTATTACACGAAGGAAAAATTTTCTACAAATAA
- a CDS encoding 3-oxoacyl-ACP synthase III family protein: MYNSKITGLGYYVPDNVVTNDDLKEFMETSDEWIQERTGIKERRWIDPKTGDTTAVMGAKAARIAIERAGLTKDNIDFIVFATLSPDMYFPGGGVQVQDMLDMPTIGALDVRNQCSGFIYAMSVADQFIKTGMYKNILVIGAENHSGGLEKSTRGRNVSVIFGDGAGAAVLSRSEEAGKGILSTHLHSQGKHAKELVLEGPSTQRWVPEILEANDPDDISYYPYMNGQFVFKHAITRFSEAIVEGLEANNLQKEDIDMLIPHQANLRIAQFIQRKFKLSDDKVFNNIQKYGNTTAASVIIALTEAWEKGKIKDGDLVVLAAFGSGFTWGSVIIKW, from the coding sequence ATGTATAACTCAAAAATAACAGGTTTAGGTTACTATGTCCCTGATAACGTTGTTACTAATGACGACTTAAAGGAGTTTATGGAAACTTCTGACGAATGGATTCAAGAACGAACAGGAATTAAAGAAAGACGTTGGATAGATCCAAAAACAGGAGATACAACAGCAGTTATGGGAGCAAAAGCTGCTAGAATTGCAATTGAAAGAGCAGGATTAACAAAAGATAATATCGATTTTATTGTGTTTGCAACCTTAAGTCCAGATATGTATTTTCCTGGAGGTGGAGTGCAAGTACAAGATATGTTAGATATGCCAACAATTGGTGCTTTAGATGTACGTAATCAATGTTCTGGTTTTATTTATGCGATGTCTGTTGCAGACCAGTTTATAAAAACAGGAATGTATAAAAACATTTTAGTTATTGGTGCAGAAAACCATTCTGGTGGATTAGAAAAATCGACAAGAGGAAGAAATGTTTCTGTGATTTTTGGTGATGGAGCAGGAGCTGCAGTACTTTCTAGATCTGAAGAAGCAGGAAAAGGAATTTTATCTACGCATTTACATTCTCAAGGAAAACATGCAAAAGAATTGGTTTTAGAAGGACCTTCTACACAACGTTGGGTTCCAGAAATTTTAGAAGCAAATGATCCAGATGATATTTCTTATTATCCTTATATGAATGGGCAATTTGTTTTTAAACATGCAATTACACGTTTTTCTGAAGCGATAGTAGAAGGTTTAGAAGCAAATAATTTACAGAAAGAAGATATAGATATGTTAATTCCTCATCAAGCGAATTTACGTATTGCACAATTTATACAAAGAAAATTTAAATTGTCTGATGACAAGGTTTTTAATAATATTCAAAAATACGGAAACACTACTGCTGCTTCTGTAATTATTGCATTAACTGAAGCTTGGGAAAAAGGAAAAATTAAAGATGGAGACTTAGTTGTTTTGGCTGCTTTTGGTAGTGGTTTTACTTGGGGTTCTGTAATTATTAAATGGTAA
- a CDS encoding carboxypeptidase-like regulatory domain-containing protein gives MKNEINLEIKQPCSENFNSFQQTEKGGFCNSCEKEVIDFSKMTSNEIISYFKINTNNKTCGKFNKNQFETLSQKKQPKRKLSFFGGIGLACLSFFILGTLQAQQKPIKKEIKQVNNAITVKGTVSEVSTPLPGVSILLQGTNIGTETDFDGNFSFPKTLKKGDVLIFSYLGFETKKVTIDSKNADQNVTLDIKFELESCILMGAVDVRKVYNSKKKS, from the coding sequence ATGAAAAATGAAATTAATTTAGAAATTAAACAACCATGTTCAGAAAATTTTAATTCTTTTCAACAAACAGAAAAAGGTGGCTTTTGTAATTCTTGTGAAAAAGAAGTTATTGATTTTTCTAAAATGACATCAAATGAAATTATTAGCTATTTTAAAATAAATACTAATAATAAAACTTGTGGAAAATTCAACAAAAATCAATTTGAAACACTTTCTCAAAAGAAGCAACCAAAAAGGAAATTAAGTTTCTTTGGCGGCATTGGTTTAGCTTGTCTATCTTTTTTTATACTTGGTACTTTACAAGCCCAACAAAAACCTATTAAAAAAGAAATTAAACAAGTAAATAATGCAATTACTGTTAAGGGAACCGTATCTGAAGTTTCTACTCCTTTACCAGGTGTAAGTATTCTTTTACAAGGAACAAACATAGGTACAGAAACAGATTTCGATGGAAATTTCAGTTTTCCAAAAACATTAAAAAAAGGTGATGTATTAATATTTTCTTACTTAGGTTTTGAAACTAAAAAAGTAACAATAGATTCTAAAAACGCTGATCAAAATGTAACATTAGATATAAAATTCGAATTAGAATCATGCATTCTAATGGGCGCTGTAGATGTAAGAAAAGTTTATAATTCTAAGAAGAAATCATAA
- the htpG gene encoding molecular chaperone HtpG — translation MAKGNINVSVENIFPLIKKFLYSDHEIFLRELISNGTDATSKLKHLIAIGEAKTELGDAKIEISIDKDAKTITIKDQGLGMTADEVEKYINQIAFSGAEEFLDKYKDNEAGIIGHFGLGFYSAFMVADKVELITKSFKDAPAAHWTCDGSPEFTLVEHEKSDRGTEIILHIAEDSLDFLEDSKIEGLLNKYNRFNQVPIKFGTKEINDPEFTPATTKDAEGKETTEAHKQITVDKIINNTEPAWTKAPADLSDEDYENFYRELYPMQFEESLFHIHLNVDYPFNLTGILFFPKLSTSMDMQKDKIQLYQNQVFVTDNVEGIVPDFLQMLKGVIDSPDIPLNVSRSGLQADGAVKKISGYITKKVADKLSSLFKKDRPDFEKKWNDIKVIIEYGMLSEDKFFDKAKKFALYPTVTDSYFTFDELIEKTKDSQTDKEGNHVVLYTSNKEAQHSYIQEATAKGYEVLVLDSPIISHLMQKLEGAGEKVKFSRVDADHIDNIIKKDDNVISKLSDEEKETLKPIIEAAVPSKTYTVQLEAMDSASSPFMITVPEFMRRMKEMQASGGGGGMMGMGNFPDMYNLVVNTNSPLVSEILNNKDEAAQKGLISQAFDLAKLSQNLLHGEDLTNFIKRSYELIK, via the coding sequence ATGGCAAAAGGAAATATTAATGTATCGGTAGAAAACATTTTTCCACTGATTAAAAAATTCTTGTATTCTGATCACGAAATATTTTTACGTGAGTTAATTTCTAACGGAACAGATGCAACTTCTAAATTGAAGCACTTAATTGCTATCGGTGAAGCAAAAACTGAATTAGGTGATGCTAAAATTGAAATTAGTATTGATAAAGATGCTAAAACAATTACAATTAAAGATCAAGGTTTAGGAATGACTGCAGATGAGGTTGAAAAATACATCAACCAAATTGCATTTTCTGGAGCTGAAGAGTTTTTAGATAAGTATAAAGACAACGAAGCAGGGATTATTGGTCATTTTGGACTTGGTTTTTACTCTGCTTTTATGGTTGCAGATAAGGTTGAATTAATTACAAAGTCTTTTAAAGATGCACCTGCTGCTCATTGGACATGTGATGGTTCTCCTGAATTTACTTTAGTTGAACACGAAAAATCTGATAGAGGAACAGAAATTATTTTACACATAGCTGAAGATTCTTTAGACTTTTTAGAAGACAGTAAAATTGAAGGTTTATTAAACAAATACAATCGTTTTAACCAAGTGCCAATTAAATTTGGAACAAAAGAAATTAACGATCCTGAGTTTACACCTGCAACTACAAAAGATGCTGAAGGTAAAGAAACTACTGAAGCTCACAAACAAATTACTGTTGATAAAATTATCAATAATACTGAACCTGCTTGGACAAAAGCGCCTGCAGATTTAAGTGATGAAGATTATGAAAACTTCTACAGAGAATTGTATCCAATGCAATTTGAAGAGTCTTTATTTCACATTCACTTAAATGTTGATTATCCTTTTAACTTAACAGGAATCTTATTTTTCCCTAAGTTAAGTACTTCTATGGATATGCAAAAGGACAAGATTCAATTGTATCAAAACCAAGTTTTTGTAACTGATAATGTTGAAGGAATTGTACCAGACTTTTTACAAATGTTAAAAGGTGTTATCGATTCTCCAGACATTCCATTAAACGTTTCTCGTTCTGGTTTACAAGCTGATGGTGCTGTAAAGAAAATATCTGGTTACATTACTAAAAAAGTAGCTGATAAATTATCTTCTTTATTCAAAAAAGACAGACCAGATTTTGAGAAAAAATGGAATGATATTAAAGTAATTATTGAATACGGAATGTTGTCTGAAGATAAATTCTTTGACAAAGCGAAGAAATTTGCATTATACCCAACTGTAACTGATTCTTATTTTACTTTTGATGAATTAATTGAAAAAACAAAAGATTCTCAGACTGATAAAGAAGGAAACCATGTTGTTTTATACACTTCTAACAAAGAAGCACAACACAGTTACATTCAAGAAGCTACTGCAAAAGGATATGAAGTTCTTGTATTAGATTCACCTATTATTTCGCATTTAATGCAGAAATTAGAAGGTGCTGGAGAAAAAGTAAAATTCTCTAGAGTTGATGCTGATCATATTGATAACATTATTAAGAAAGACGATAACGTAATTTCTAAATTATCTGACGAAGAAAAAGAAACATTAAAGCCAATTATTGAAGCTGCTGTACCTTCTAAAACGTATACAGTTCAATTAGAAGCTATGGATTCTGCTTCTTCTCCGTTTATGATTACTGTACCAGAATTTATGCGTAGAATGAAAGAAATGCAAGCTTCTGGTGGTGGAGGTGGAATGATGGGAATGGGTAACTTTCCTGACATGTACAACTTAGTGGTAAACACGAATAGTCCATTAGTTTCTGAAATTTTAAATAACAAAGACGAAGCTGCACAGAAAGGTTTAATTTCTCAAGCTTTTGATTTAGCAAAATTATCTCAAAACCTTTTACATGGTGAAGATTTAACAAACTTTATTAAACGTTCTTACGAACTTATTAAATAA
- a CDS encoding TetR/AcrR family transcriptional regulator, with protein sequence MARKKQYIEEEVIDKAMHLFWKNGYENTSMQMLEKEMGINKFSIYSSFGNKHGVFIESLKSYKAKTKAMFDNFKNAKNGVEDIKQFFYDSVAVCHQKGNEKGCLVTNTYNEFSESEDELINNQMTSFMDNLKNLFIEKLKMDSSKDEETILKEANFLVLAKHGLAAATRVNNKKEIEDYIEMTFKNI encoded by the coding sequence ATGGCAAGAAAGAAACAATACATAGAAGAAGAGGTTATTGATAAAGCAATGCATTTGTTTTGGAAAAACGGCTATGAAAATACTTCTATGCAGATGCTTGAAAAAGAAATGGGCATCAATAAGTTTTCTATTTATTCTAGTTTCGGTAATAAACATGGTGTATTTATAGAAAGCTTAAAAAGTTACAAAGCAAAAACAAAAGCTATGTTTGATAATTTTAAAAACGCAAAAAATGGCGTTGAAGATATCAAACAATTCTTTTACGACTCTGTTGCTGTTTGCCATCAAAAAGGAAATGAAAAAGGTTGTTTGGTAACAAATACCTACAATGAATTTTCAGAAAGTGAAGATGAATTGATAAATAACCAGATGACATCTTTTATGGATAATCTTAAAAATTTATTCATTGAAAAATTAAAAATGGATTCTTCAAAAGATGAAGAAACAATATTAAAAGAAGCTAACTTTTTAGTCTTAGCAAAACATGGTTTAGCTGCTGCTACTAGAGTTAATAACAAAAAAGAAATTGAAGATTATATAGAAATGACATTCAAAAATATTTAA
- a CDS encoding transglutaminase domain-containing protein — translation MKYFLCFLFIVFSLQITAQKSDFKNLNFEKSDNTAKLLKGENLYNLPLLTYNLTSKLDTDVEKFRAIYTWICQNIKGDYYMHRKVSKNRDKFKNDSISFLDWNKEYSKKVFKKLLKNKKTMCTGYAYLLKTMSEIANIECRIIDGYHRNTFANIAELSLPNHSWNAVKLNNKWYLADATLSSGYTDLSLDTFIFDYNDGYFLTDPKIFIQHNYPLEKKWTLLNPELSKVTRFLNTPLMYGAAIKQKIYHDSSSKMNTEISKNETVNFHYNFLEPLALDKIELRVDEQSSAIKTRVTQISKERNTFNISCNFNRKGLYDIHLYYKNEIISSQSIEVKNKI, via the coding sequence ATGAAATACTTTCTATGCTTTCTATTTATTGTTTTTTCTCTTCAAATAACTGCTCAAAAATCAGATTTTAAAAATTTAAATTTTGAAAAATCTGATAATACTGCAAAGTTATTAAAAGGTGAAAATTTATATAATCTTCCTTTGTTAACTTATAATTTAACATCAAAATTAGATACAGATGTCGAAAAATTTAGAGCTATATATACTTGGATTTGTCAAAATATAAAGGGGGATTATTATATGCATAGAAAGGTGAGTAAAAATCGTGATAAGTTTAAAAATGATTCTATTTCTTTTTTAGATTGGAATAAAGAGTATTCTAAAAAGGTATTTAAAAAATTACTGAAGAATAAAAAAACAATGTGCACAGGTTATGCTTATCTATTAAAAACAATGTCAGAAATTGCAAATATAGAATGTAGAATAATTGATGGTTATCATAGAAATACATTTGCAAATATTGCAGAATTATCTCTTCCTAATCATTCTTGGAACGCTGTAAAATTGAATAACAAATGGTATTTAGCAGATGCAACTTTGTCTAGCGGTTATACAGATTTAAGTCTGGATACATTTATTTTTGATTATAATGATGGTTATTTTCTAACAGACCCAAAAATATTTATTCAACATAATTATCCTTTAGAAAAAAAATGGACTTTATTAAACCCTGAACTAAGTAAAGTAACACGTTTTTTAAATACTCCTTTAATGTATGGAGCAGCTATTAAGCAAAAAATATATCATGATTCATCATCAAAAATGAATACCGAAATTTCAAAAAACGAAACAGTTAATTTTCATTATAATTTTTTAGAGCCTTTAGCATTAGATAAAATTGAATTAAGAGTTGACGAACAATCATCAGCAATTAAAACGAGAGTAACACAAATTTCAAAAGAGAGAAATACTTTTAACATAAGTTGCAATTTCAATAGAAAAGGGTTGTATGATATTCATTTATATTACAAAAATGAAATTATTTCGAGCCAATCTATTGAAGTGAAAAACAAGATTTAA